In Leptodactylus fuscus isolate aLepFus1 chromosome 9, aLepFus1.hap2, whole genome shotgun sequence, the genomic window cagtgactgtaccagcagaatagtgagcgcagctctggagtataatacaggataagtaatgtaatgtatgtacacagtgactgtaccagcagaatagtgagcgcagctctggagtataatacaggataagtaatgtaatgtatgtacacagtgactgtaccagtagaatagtgagcgcagctctggagtataatacaggataagtaatgtaatgtatgtacacagtgactgcagcagcagaatagtgagcgcagctctggagtataatacaggataagtaatgtaatgtatgtacacagtgactgcaccagcagaatagtgagcgcagctctggagtataatacaggataagtaatgtaatgtatgtacacagtgactgtaccagcagaatagtgagcgcagctctggagtataatacaggataagtaatgtatgtacacagtgactgtaccagcagaatagtgagcgcagctctggagtataatacaggataagtaatgtatgtacacagtgactgtaccagcagaatagtgagcgcagctctggagtataatacagtattgaAATGTATTTACAAAAACGAACATGAAATTTACTTAACATTCTTAAATATTTTTGCCTTCCTTTTGAGGCCAAGGAATTTTGGTTAATGGATGTGTCAAGCCCTAATATACAGGACAGAGTCTTCTGATGTTACCTGTTCGTTTCACCTGGATCATCTTTCTGAGGTTTTTCCAtagacccatatattatataccgtatataccgtGTATAGCCATGTCAGATTGCGGCCTAGTGGCGGGATTACATTTAGGACAGGGACATTGTAGGACCATTTTATTACATCTTCTTATCATTAATAAAACGAGACATTTCTGTATAAAGGGCACATAATATGGAGACAATTCAGACATTGCTTCATTCACAATCACTTAGAAAAATCTCAGCACGTAAGTCATTCACATTCTGTGTCTTTCCGAATGTCTGGAGATCATCTGTTTCTCGTCAGGTTTCACCTCCCTCTCCTTCCAGGCTGGTGGTGCTTGGTACCAAAGACGTGGAGATATCTGTAGGGGTTCCCGATGCCTTCTCACATTCCTTATTCCCTGGTTTTTACCTTGCAGATTTATGTTGTTCCTCATGCCGGTCATGGGCTCGCTACACGATGATTAATATGGTGTCCTCCTATGTTCATTCCAATATGGAACATGTACAGATTGCCTGATGTCCTGCAGTCAATCGAGGGCAAGTCCCTTTCATATGGACCTGCAGGTTCAGGGGTCGTTGGCTTATTGCACTGTGGTCTCCGCTTGTTGCAAAACTCCAACTCCCACCGTATCCATCGACTGTAACAAAATATTTCCTAAATTTTCTTTCCAATTGAAAAACCGACCTTTTATCTAAATCGGATTGGACCTCCCTTGGACAGACCCTGCTGAGATCCTCCCAAAATATAAGGAGACCGTTCACTTTTCTGACCTTGATCCCCACATTGACTTTGTAGAAAAACATGGCAGCTTTCTTCCCAATCCAGTGCCACATTTGTCCACAGATTACGCGTGGCATTTCAGCACAGCCTTGAGCTGCAGTACCCGACACgaactgtggacaggtgtggtgctgttcttagaacaaagcagccattttttccTAAAGTAAAAATTCCTTGGGCATCTTTCCAACAACTGTGGTggcttaaagctttttttttttccacaaccattttcatggatccctcaaacACTTCAGTCTATTGACTGATCCCTGAAACTCAATAATAGGATGTCCTATTTTTAGATGTCTAAAGACACCTTAGGATTAGTTCACATGTTGTTTTGTAGGCtgagaaaaaaaatttctttggaGGACCTGCCACGACCATTTATTACACAGGCCATAGATTTGCATGGTAAATGTGTAATGCCTAATTTcaactgtggtggcgctgcagggaaggtcAACACTTGCTACCGGGATCCACAGATCAGCTTTCAAGCACTTGCTTGGCTTTGGTCTAGGTCTGTTCTACCCATCTAGGATTAGACATACACTATAACGGTCAGGGTAGCCACACCTCCTTGTCACATTTGCCACTGTTGCCCAATTATTAATGGCCCATAACACTCACCATCCTAATTTATGTAGTCCAATCCACCATGCTTGCCCTTGACCATCCCTCCATGTGTTTTTGGTATCGCCGACGTTcagataaatttgccccattctaTCATTGTAAGGTCTCGGCGCCATATTTGTGAAGTCCCACGTGACATTTTTCCTGGCACAAGTCGAGAATTGTTGAGGGTATAGTCGACCATGGTCGCATCCGAAAGCGCATTTGCCATGTCATGTGTGACTAGGCGGCTACAGATACATTCACATCTCACTCGATTCTGTGGTGATCCCATGAAACTCTCCGCAGTCTCCCCATTGTCTTTAGTAGTTGGCTAATAGTAACATTCGGACTGTCTATAGGTAAGAGTCTTCACATTTACTCCAGCTCTTTGGGGAGAGGCACCTGTAAAGTAAAGCAAAACAATTATTACTTAATGGATTGCTTAAGATCAGTTTAACTACCCCTTCCccctgaaacagcgccactctcttccataggttgtgtctggtattgcagcttagtcacTTCTATTTGAATACTGCAGTACCAGACCCAGCGAATGAACCTGAACTGTAGGGGGTTGGATAGGGGTCTTATACGAAGAATACTAAGTATGGGATACCTATGTTTATATCCTAGAAAATCCCGCAAGATGGGTTGTCcagggtaggccataaatatttgatTGTATATGTGGGGGACAATCAGCCTAGCACAGATTGGTTGTACTCgatccctgtactatacagtgcactgagccagaagcagatagctcgCTGTCCTTTATAGTGCTTGGGTGCCATTGCTACATTGATGTCAACGGGAGCTGACCAGCAGTAACACAACCTGGCCACTCTATAGGGAATGGCGCtatttgcttctggctctgtgaactgtatagtacagggatcAGTCCCACCCCATGAAGaagatcctggacaatccctttaacaaggtGGTATGTAGACCTTGGATAAAGGCTCCAATTTACCAAAACTGGTACAAAGTGGAAGCTTTGCCTTGAACGACCTATCAAAGATCCCCAAATAAGAAAAGATGGCGTCTGATCTTTTGTCCTATTTCCCATAAAAGTCCCACGTTgcgtttaatttttaattttttttttttttcaaaaacacaaatcTTTATATGAACCTACATAACTGCAAACTCACTTCCTATCCATAGAAATAATTCCTTACCGCTTTTAGATAGGCGACGTTACTTTGGCGAATATCTTTCAAAAGCTCATCTCTTGGCGTGAGATTGACAAGAGGAGGTGGACGATTCCTTGGCACCGGCTTCAGGGTTTTTATTACGTCCTTAAGATTGGTTTTCTCTGACAGCTCTGAATTTTGAGATGCACTTGACTTGGGCTTTGCCCTCTTGAGCTGTATCATGTCTCGCAAACTGCCCTTATCTGTTTCTTCCCTTAACTTTTGGGCGATGGATTTTGAGTGAAACTTTTTGAGTTTCACTTCTTGGAAAGGTGGAGGCTCGGAATTGCACATGTTCTCCGCGTTGAGCTGTGGCTTGTTCTGTTTGCTTTTTCTGAGCGGTGGTATGGGAATTTTTGGTTCCTCTGGAATCGTTGGCATTCTTGAGTTTTGAGTTGGTGGGGGCATCTTGGaatttggagttggtggaggttggTTCAACATTGCCCAAAGTTCTGGAGGAATTTCCATCCCTAGACTGCTTTCCAACATATTAATGAGCTCCTCTTGCTCTTTCATCTGTTGCTGTTGTTGTTCCTCTTTCCTTTTTTGCCTTTGCTTGTCTAGATTTCTACTTAACAGATTTGTGACCACCATTCTTGGGCCGGGCAACTCAAAATGGTAGCCCATTTTCAACAACGTGTTATTGGCCTTCAGAAGTCTTGCGATCTCCATCTCGGCATGGTGACCCAACATATGTCTTTGATTGTGGAACCTGAGCTCGGTCAGGTGCTCGTTGAACTGAAGACATCGCACAATGGCCACGATTCCTTTGCCGGTGATGAAGTTGGATTCGATATTTAAGGTGGTGATGCTCCTGTTTTCTCGTAACATATTGGCCACTGTGAAGGCCACGTTTTCATCCGCTCCAACATTGGCCATACTGAAAGTCTTTACATGTTTGTTTTTCTTCAAAGCATTGACAAAGTCCACCAGCATCTCCTTTGGAATATTCTCAATGTTGTTCAAGTTGACTTCTTTAACATCTGGATTGTTCTCCCGGATGTTTTGCAAAGATCGATCCAAGTTGGTTTGATTTCCAGAAGGTCTGGCGCTCATCTTAATGAAGCTTGAGTCCAGTGCTAACTTCTTTGGTATATTTAATTTTGAGATCTTCGCAGGTGGTTTTGTATCCTCATTCTTTTCAGATGGAAGCTCCTCGGGGGTGGGACTAGTTTCATCACTTTTTTCCGCTTCTGGCTCCTTCTCTATAACTTCTCCATTCTGTGTAGATGGCGGATGACTTTCTTCTACAGTTTCATTGTCCGTCTTGTCTTCGTTTTCTGATTCTCTTTCAGATGCGGGGCTTTGGTTTATTTGTGTCTCCTCTTCTACTTCTTCTATTGTCCCATTGTCTTTGTCCAAAACTTCCAACGTTTCATTATTACTTTCTTGCTCTGGCTCTTCAggctcttcttcatcttcttggTTGTCTTGGTCACTGGACTTCTCGTCCTCTTCtccttcttgttcttcttcttcttctccttcttgctCCACCTCTTCTTCTTGCTCCACCTCTTTTCTTTCTTGCTCCTCCTCTTTGGCAATTAACCTCTAAAATGTAGAATAAAAATTTATCATCAGTGTTTAAAAGTCACAAATAAAAAGGACATAGAAATGTATGTAAATTCAGAGGGGGCCAGGCCATAGCCTGCACTAAAGGCCTCTGCAGGTGGCGGTCTGTTGTTTGTGGACATCCATGACATCTTTGTGCTCTTGGCCTATGGATAGGGATAGTCTCACATtggacatttatagcatatcaaCAGGATATGTCTGATAGATACCAGTCCAACCTCTGGGGCACGTAATGTATTCCCAGAATGGGGCTCCCCGACTCTCATTCCTCCTGGTGATGTGGTGATGCCCACCGCACCCAGGCAGAGTAAGTGGAGATTAGGCCTGAACCCTGAAAGTAGATGGTTGCGAGTGTCTAGGGTTGGAATACAACTTTAACAAGATGGGACAACCAATTATTTCACTATCACACTGGGAACAAAGGAATGGTCAGCCATAGCAACCTGATTGCACCCCATTTGAGGCCAAAAGGCCCGCTTTTCCATTGTACCAGTTTTGCCATCTCTCTCCCATTCTTTTGACATTGGTCCCTCCAAAAATTCACCTTCTTGAGACCCTCAAACCTACATAAAGTAGAACCTATAAGTTTGGCCGAGGATTTGGGCCTATAAGCTTTATGTAGGCCTCTGAAGCCTGCTGTGACCAGATCGCCTATGTGTTATCATTGGGTTTCCAATATTTTAGATTCTACGAAGAGCGATATATTTTAGCGCAGCCGATATTAGTGATATCCTTCAGCGATCTCACCGCTCTGGAAACACACAGACCTATTTATGGCCGCTGATGGGTCACCTTGGACCTCTTTATcttctacaccaggggtagggaacgtacggctctccagctgttgcaaaactacaactcccagcatgcatactggctctgctgttctgggaactcccatggaagtgagtggagcatgctgggagttgtagtttcacagcagctggagagccaaaggttccctacccctgatctacaccCTACAGACGTTATCTGGGGCcttcagcgcagatgtgaactgtggTGTATGAGCGATACAGTTCAcagatggaaaccatcagcaagcggCTAGTAACAACAGGGTGCCATGACATCCCGGACTAAGGATTGTTAAGGTGAGCCCATGTAGGACTGAGTTTTTCAGTGGATCTGTCAACAGCAACTTACTGATGGTCTGTGTTATATTTTACATGAAGTAGAAATGAACTGAAATTCggtaaaaataattaaataaatgatCGCCCGCGACTACGGTGAagtacaggggtcagcaacctttggctctccagctgctgtgaaactacaactcccatcatgctccattcacttccatgggagttccaagaacagcagagtcagtatgcatgctgggagttgtagttttgcaacagctggagagccgtacgttccctacccctggtgtagtaAATAGCGGACAGCTGGACGGCGGGGTCATGTGACCGGCTGCTATTCTGATAGCTCTGACGCTACTCTCTCCACACATGCCATCTGACACAGGTCATGTATTCTTATAACACAGACTGCTCGTGACTTCtaggactacaggtcccagcagggAATATACAAAGGAGAACACATCATACCAAATCTGCTGTAAGGGCAGCCCTAGACCTTtaccagttttcccctctgcggactttctacccctattatatctatacgctggcgtttccgtaggtataattgacatgccgcgatttaCAAAAATTCAAGTGTCTTTCAATTCGGAGCATTTCCGctgccgattttttttttctgcaatgtgtggatgggattagcgagAATCTCATCCGctttgtaggtaatgtaaaatgcagaattttttttttttttttttttttgctgctgctgtgtttctgcgtttttgcaaccttgggccccagcctaaagaatGATCCCTGTTTTTGAGATTTCTATCAAACAGCGCCCATTTGGTTTTTTTAAGTATATTGGAACATTCCTTGTCACCATTTCCAATCCTGTTTTTAATAAATCCTAGTATCATAAAACACTAATGTCATGCAGCGAGTTAAAGGTCACGTGACTTGCaactttttgtaacttttttttattattattattttttatttatttttattttatagtatatttttgaGAACCATATCAAAATGATCTGACAATGATTCTTTACCGATATGTTGTGGTGTAtctatggtggaaaaaaaaaaaacatttgtttcaAGCCAACATAACAGAACCCAACCTGTCATAGTGTTTCAAAAAAACAGGGACAATAAAAAAATTGTGCTATGGGTCAGTGCCGAATTACAGGCGTACCCATCTGACCTCTGTGACAAGCTCTCATAATTCACACAACAAATGTTTcaatatgtccccccctccttgggtgaccaattttttttttttttttttaattaaaaaatctgcagccccCTCCTCATTTCCACCTTACACAGTCGCCTACTCTGCCGAGCCTTCACCTGGCCCTGTATTAATATAAATGCcatcatttttatattaaaatatttcACAGTCTCTAAAAACAAAGAGGGAAATAAACTGTGGGGTTTATGTTTCTAAACTACTGGTagctttagttttgtttttttttgttgttttttttttaccttttttttctatttatttattttacctttttttgtttttgttttttatttaaatacttttttttttttatccctgtcATTTCCCTGTGTGATATCTTTTAGCCATTTCTAAACTTAGCCAAAACGTTTGACAGTGGTAAGACTTGTAATAGTTGAACTTGGTTCTGACTTACCCCCCACATACCAAAAACAGACAGAGAGGGCGGACATGACTGCTGTGATAACACATGATTTTACCCCTGACTGTTTGACATCCCAAGTCACTATGGACCCTCGCTTTAGCTATATCTGTATGTGAAACTGACCACCATGACAGCTCCAGTAAGTgtcaccacccagctttcccagataccTGAGCTGCATACGTGCCCATATAGATAATAAGTCATTACTCATTATATAGGACAGGCGGTCACTACAACTCTTCTTCTCAGTCCTACCTGGTGACGCCATTTTTTATTTAGTCGCTATTCACCCAACTGGATTTTTCGTGACCTGTTGTCCAAAAAAATAAGCCGTCCTATTTTTCCCCATTTTgtggatccctcaatagactgaagtgtgaggGATCCGTGAAGATGAGAGCCCAATAGATGCAACAAGCGTCCATGTCTAGAGCCCTAACTCTAGGGTCGCTTTTTTCCGGTCCGTCTTGTGGGTGAACATTTACCTCAGATGGCAGGAGCGTTACGGGAACTCTCTCCTCCTCCAGCATTCGCTTGGATTCCTTCTCCCAGTGCAGGTAGTCGATGAGCGACCTGTGGTCAAACTGCCCGGTCGGGGCCTTTTCGGTCTGGTCCTTCTGTAACATGCCCACCGGGACTTTCGGATCCGGTGCCAGCACCTCCATTTCGCTCTGGAGCTCCTTCAGCTCTTCGGGGGATAAATTGGCCAAAATCTCATCTTCGTCGATATCCGCGAACAGCTCGTCTACGTCCGAATCTTGGCtgtgctgagacatggttgaggGTACGGTCCACACGGAGAGGGATCCGGGCGGTTATGGTGCGGCGTCTTGTGTCCTCTGAGAGGAAGCCACCATGAGTGACTGAAGCGACAGTGACTCCAGCTGAGGCCAGAGCTATATTAAGCTGTGGGAGACTTCATAGAGAATTTATGACCCCGCTGCCATCTTCTGTTTTCAGCAACTGCTGTCAGCTGTGCAAACGCTTCTGACATTTGAGTACAGCTGGTGCGCCCCTCCTCATTGTGTAACATGGAGCCGTCATTTTCTAGAGGGTTCCAGGGACAGGCCGCTCCACACAACTTTCCATGCGCTCACCAAAGTGTCGCTCCCCTTGAAACCTGACTGGTTTTATTAGGAAAGTCTGCAGAATAGGGGTTAATACGACGTACAGATGCGGGCACGTATCCCAGGATGGCGCTCACACATGCACTCGCCATTGACAGTCGGTATCCGTGCATCCAATGTAGCGCCCATATCAGCGCCGGTCACATACTAATGGTACCAGGACGTCCACGTGCTCTATGGTAGCGCCCAGCTAAAGTAAACCATATGCCCTCATCCATGGGTGGTGTCTGGTATCACTCTGCTCTAATGgggctaaactgcaataccagacacagcctgtggacaagagtggtgctgttcctacaaaaaaaagaaaatcagggAGTTGGCATTTTTCCACATCCTAACTTCAATTCCTGCAAGGTCCAAGCACCATAGCGGTGGGGGGGCATCCACATCTGGTGGTCCCTCGGAGTCTTCTTGTGGCCTCCTACCTGATGTTACGTGTCTTAGGGTCATGCGTTGACTTTGGGATGTTTGCATCAAAGATCAGTGATGCCCACGTGACTACTAAGACCCAAtcccaggcctcagcggtgacgtcAGCCAGGAGGATGCCCAGGCGAGGTGAGTATAGCGGTGTATAATGTTGCCGCagctcccttgggcctccatttattatactctggggtctgaaatgaaCCAAAATGATCCCTAATATTCATCGAAACGAGAGATCTATCATACAGGATCTGTGCCTTTACCGTATGTCGTGCGCCTGTGCTAGGTGGTAGACATGTGATATTGGTTGTGCTGTGACGCCGCTCCCGATCCTGGATGTTTGTGGTCTGACCACTGATTGTAAATAAAGCTAATTTCAATCAAACCCTGAATCGCGGTTAGTGCATTGTGCATGGGACTTAGTGGGATTCCCACATCATGAGGCTGTAATGACGTATATATATGACAGGGGGCGATACCACGTGCCCAGATTGTTTTGCGGGCCATTCTAGGTCCCTGTTGTGAAAACAACACAGGATTAGCAGAGAACAGCTGAGCGCGGATAATGATGCACATGGCAAATATAGTCTGGGCACCGTGCTGAAGTGTTAAATCCCGCTGGAATTACGGAAAGCGACATAAAGACAAGGGGTCCGGGGTCAACACGTGTGCTAATGTGGCGTATCTGATGTcaggaacagtggcgtaactaaagtcatgTGGGCCTTGGTGCAATCTTCTGTCTGGGGCCCCCAACCTCGTCCCTAACACCCTGGAAGAATGGGCAAATCCGCCACATCGTTGCATTCAGTGCGCTGGGTCTCCCGGGGTCCGACTTCTGAAAGTAGTCAGATAATATTCAATATCATGTGGGGTGAAGAATTCTGGGCGATTGGCAGTATAAAAGGGGTCTCCTTTACTTTGGTTCCTGACAGTAATACTATCTGTAGTGGCCTGAGGGTGACCCTGGGGTGACTGTAACTGCCATAGAGACTGGTACTCATGGGAGTAACTGCAGATGGCAGGAGTATCGGCATTGTGGCTAGAAGTaccacagaatagtgagcgcagctctggagtataatacaggataagtaatgtaatgtatgtacacagtgactgcaccagcagaatagtgagcgcagctctggagtataatacaggataagtaatgtaatgtatgtacacagtgactgtaccagcagaatagtgagcgcagctctggagtataatacaggataagtaatgtaatgtatgtacacagtgactgcaccagcagaatagtgagcgcagctctggagtataatacaggataagtaatgtaatatatgtacacagtgactgtaccagcagaatagtgagcgcagctctgcagtataatacaggataagtaatgtaatgtatgtacacagtgactgtaccagcagaatagtgagcgcagctctggagtataatacaggataagtaatgtaatgtatgtacacagtgactgtaccagcagaatagtgagcgcagctctggagtataatacaggataagtaatgtaatgtatgtacacagtgactgtaccagcagaatagtgagcgcagctccggagtataatacaggataagtaatgtaatgtatgtacacagtgactgcaccagcagaatagtgagcgcagctctggagtataatacaggataagtaatgtaatgtatgtacacagtgactgcaccagcagaatagtgagcgcagctctgcagtataatacaggataagtaatgtaatgtatgtacacagtgactgcaccagcagaatagtgagcgcagctctggagtataatacaggataagtaatgtaatgtatgtacacagtgactgtaccagcagaatagtgagcgcagctttggagtataatacaggataagtaatgtaatgtatgtacacagtgactgcaccagcagaatagtgagcgcagctctggagtacaataatgGCCCTGAGATGCTGTACTAGATCCAACCAATGGAGAAGAGAGGCGCTACTTattgaacggggggggggggttggtaatcacacaatttattattttttttatagtgatTTTGGAGAACCTTCTTTCTATGTTCCAGTCTGATATTGATCCCGTGTCTCATAGTAAGATTTCCATGGTTGCTATTATGGCCGACTCAGCAGCCACTTCTGGCCGGGTGCCTTTATAAGAAATAGAAGCGGGCACCTGTTATAAAAACACATGACGCCCTCTCCCGCAGGATTTAGCCTGATACCGGACCCTGGTGCAGTTGGAGGTGCAGACCTTCTGTGGGATCTCGGTGGGATTAGATTATTATACCGTTAAGATAAGATAGAGCCATGAACTTTAAGGCCTTGGCCGACATCAGACATGGCTGCTTGTCTAGAGGTCTGGGAACTAAATTTGGCTTCGGCTCATCGCATACCTGGAATAATTTGGCCCTGGATCATTTTTATTAATGTGCATGTAGAAAAAGATAAATATGAATC contains:
- the LMOD3 gene encoding leiomodin-3; the encoded protein is MSQHSQDSDVDELFADIDEDEILANLSPEELKELQSEMEVLAPDPKVPVGMLQKDQTEKAPTGQFDHRSLIDYLHWEKESKRMLEEERVPVTLLPSERLIAKEEEQERKEVEQEEEVEQEGEEEEEQEGEEDEKSSDQDNQEDEEEPEEPEQESNNETLEVLDKDNGTIEEVEEETQINQSPASERESENEDKTDNETVEESHPPSTQNGEVIEKEPEAEKSDETSPTPEELPSEKNEDTKPPAKISKLNIPKKLALDSSFIKMSARPSGNQTNLDRSLQNIRENNPDVKEVNLNNIENIPKEMLVDFVNALKKNKHVKTFSMANVGADENVAFTVANMLRENRSITTLNIESNFITGKGIVAIVRCLQFNEHLTELRFHNQRHMLGHHAEMEIARLLKANNTLLKMGYHFELPGPRMVVTNLLSRNLDKQRQKRKEEQQQQQMKEQEELINMLESSLGMEIPPELWAMLNQPPPTPNSKMPPPTQNSRMPTIPEEPKIPIPPLRKSKQNKPQLNAENMCNSEPPPFQEVKLKKFHSKSIAQKLREETDKGSLRDMIQLKRAKPKSSASQNSELSEKTNLKDVIKTLKPVPRNRPPPLVNLTPRDELLKDIRQSNVAYLKAVPLPKELE